GTAAAGGTAATGGAGAAATGCTCTGGATCTGAATTGTTAGGTTTTGTAGACTCAGAGGGCCGAGTTTTTAAATTTCTGTAGTGAAGATTTCATTGAGAATTGGAGTCGATGTTTGTGAGATCCGGAGTTAATATTGGCAGTGTATTGATGGTTTGCAGGTGGATAGTGCAAATAAATACGGCATTCTCTTGGAGGCTGTACAAGTATTAGCGGACTTGAATCTTAATGTGAGCAAGGCATATGTGTCCTCTGATGGCAGATGGTTCATGGACGGTATGTTGTCTTCGGAACACAAGATCTGTTATAGTCTTTTCTCTGCCGTTTATTTTTGAAGGCTCTGCTTATTCTTTAAGGTTGTGCTAACAACTTTGTTTTGCTCTGTTCTGCTGCAGTTTTTCATGTTACGGACTCAAATGGCAACAAGCTTACAGACGATGGAGTGATTGGGTACATTGAAAAGGTATATTCTGGTTCATATTGGGAATGGGCGAATTGGTTTTGAAGGCATAAATTAGTTTCTAAGAAAGTTTATATACTTGTTGCAGACGCTGGCAAGGAATTCGTGGATTGTGCCTTCCTTTGGCATGGAAGCGGCAGCTGAACACACAGCTATTGAATTAACAGGCACTGACCGCCCAGGATTACTCTCCGAAATATTTGCTGTTTTGGCTGACCTAAAATGTAACGTGGTAGAGGCCGAGTTGTGGACTCATAACAGGAGGGTTGCTTGCCTGTTATATATCACAGATGAGGAAACAGGTGCTCCCATTAAAGACCCTAAAAAGGTTTGCAGAATTGAGGAGCTGTTGCGCAATGTAATGAAAGGGGACAATGATATCAGAGGCCCTAAAACGGTGGTTTCAGTGGGTTTCACTCACACCCAGAGGCGCCTTCACCAAATGATGTTTGCTGACAGAGACTATGAGCGCCCTGacagaagagcagatgcagagaAAGATGCCCTCCATCATAACAACAAGCCTAAGTCATTTGTAACGGTTGACAACTGCTTTGAGAGGGGTTATTCTGTGGTTAATGTTCAGTGTAAAGACAGACCGAAGCTTCTGTTTGACATTGTCTGTACCTTGACAGACATGCAGTATGTGGTGTTTCATGCCACAATAGATTCCGAGGGTCCTCAAACCTACCAGGTAGGTTTCTTTCCAATCTTCACATGTACTTTGTAGTTTACACTGCTAGCTGGGATTTTCTCATGTTGGTTGAAATTATGAAGGGCCTGATGTGTTCTCTAACTTCCCTTCTTTTGGGGATTTTGCAGGAATATTACATCAGACATACAGACGGGTGCCCCGTGAATTCAGAGGCGGAAAGGCAACGTGTAATTCAATGCTTGGAGGCCGCCATAGAGAGAAGAGTCTCAGAGGTAAGAAAGATTTCTTTCTGGTAGGAATTCATGAAATTATGTGATTCGGGGCATCTGGGCATCAAATTAAGATGTGAAAAATGCATGTGGCAGGGCTTAAGGCTGGAGCTTTGCGCTGGAGACAGGGTTGGGCTTCTGTCGGACGTGACACGCATATTCCGAGAGAATGGAATGTCAGTGACACGAGCAGAAGTGTCAACGCGCGGAGGAAAAGCAGTGAATGTGTTCTACGTGACTGACGCGGCAGGGAATCCAGTGGATTCTAAGACTGTAGAAGCCGTTCGCCGGGAAATCGGAATGACAATGTTGCAAGTGAAAGAGATCTCCTCCACTTGTGTGAAATCTCCAGTAACAGAACCTCCACCTGCCCGATTCTCCCTTGGCAATCTCTTCAAGTCACAGTCCGAGCGTTTTCTTTACAATCTTGGATTGATTGGGCTGATCAAATCATATTCTTAGAAGCATATATTAGCTC
The nucleotide sequence above comes from Cryptomeria japonica chromosome 11, Sugi_1.0, whole genome shotgun sequence. Encoded proteins:
- the LOC131068351 gene encoding ACT domain-containing protein ACR4, with protein sequence MDWNSYDEYEKLVIRMNTPRVVIDNDVCKNATIVKVDSANKYGILLEAVQVLADLNLNVSKAYVSSDGRWFMDVFHVTDSNGNKLTDDGVIGYIEKTLARNSWIVPSFGMEAAAEHTAIELTGTDRPGLLSEIFAVLADLKCNVVEAELWTHNRRVACLLYITDEETGAPIKDPKKVCRIEELLRNVMKGDNDIRGPKTVVSVGFTHTQRRLHQMMFADRDYERPDRRADAEKDALHHNNKPKSFVTVDNCFERGYSVVNVQCKDRPKLLFDIVCTLTDMQYVVFHATIDSEGPQTYQEYYIRHTDGCPVNSEAERQRVIQCLEAAIERRVSEGLRLELCAGDRVGLLSDVTRIFRENGMSVTRAEVSTRGGKAVNVFYVTDAAGNPVDSKTVEAVRREIGMTMLQVKEISSTCVKSPVTEPPPARFSLGNLFKSQSERFLYNLGLIGLIKSYS